In Fusarium oxysporum Fo47 chromosome VII, complete sequence, the following proteins share a genomic window:
- a CDS encoding ADP-ribosylation/Crystallin J1, giving the protein MPSISLSEHALTALESSHLQYRIISTLFGSALGDAIGLSTEFLSTELSAKSYPDRVFTLLPAEKATPFRRDHHSDGKKLDRQDCGFGILPSKSYLDDPEGTARKFCVMGKYKAVPNGSLMRTHPLGLRCLRKSVEESFQIAADFVVTHVDLRCVVSCAIVAALVRGLVLTKIYEERHVDELIETRLAWYNERREKELQRLDRQDEPCLNISLLRNINNNIAEVSQHATAQKLADLKLDESYKIGYVYKTFGSAILHLRLALRQLKSSGQLFSQLTIFEKPITDLAIEGDDTDTNACFAYALLGALLCYKVLPPRWRNSLRHGTWLMEKSGGLCDVLGVAKGSYSGSRDKDAAEDEEQEWKRKQEADKKKPNWFAWK; this is encoded by the exons ATGCCTTCTATATCGTTATCAGAACATGCACTCACTGCATTGGAGTCATCTCACCTCCAATATCGCATCATCAGTACCCTCTTCGGCTCGGCTCTTGGAGACGCAATCGGATTATCCACCGAATTCCTCTCTACCGAACTCTCAGCAAAATCATACCCCGACCGCGTCTTTACCTTACTCCCCGCTGAAAAAGCAACTCCCTTTCGTCGCGACCATCACAGTGATGGGAAGAAGCTTGATCGTCAAGACTGTGGGTTC GGTATCTTGCCCAGTAAATCCTATTTAGATGATCCTGAAGGGACAGCTCGGAAGTTTTGTGTTATGGGCAAATACAAGGCGGTGCCGAACGGAAGTCTTATGCGAACGCATCCGCTGGGACTCAGGTGTCTCAGGAAGTCGGTCGAGGAGTCATTCCAGATCGCGGCCGACTTCGTGGTCACACATGTTGACCTGAGATGTGTTGTCTCCTGCGCCATTGTCGCTGCTCTTGTTCGTGGACTTGTCCTCACTAAGATCTACGAGGAACGACATGTCGACGAGTTGATCGAAACTAGACTTGCGTGGTACAACGAGCGACGCGAAAAAGAACTTCAACGCCTTGACAGACAAGACGAACCTTGTTTAAATAtct cactactgcgcaatataaacaacaataTCGCCGAGGTCAGCCAACATGCCACAGCTCAAAAGCTCGCGGACCTCAAGTTGGACGAGAGTTATAAGATCGGTTATGTATACAAGACCTTTGGCTCTGCCATCTTACATCTACGTCTTGCACTACGCCAACTTAAGTCTTCAGGACAACTATTTTCCCAACTTACCATTTTCGAAAAGCCCATCACCGATCTTGCAATAGAGGGCGATGACACAGATACAAATGCCTGTTTCGCTTATGCTCTCCTCGGAGCCTTACTTTGCTACAAGGTCCTGCCGCCGCGTTGGCGTAACAGTCTCCGTCATGGAACATGGCTAATGGAGAAGTCCGGGGGACTATGTGATGTTTTAGGTGTGGCAAAGGGTTCATATTCTGGATCCCGTGATAAGGATGCAGCGGAGGATG AGGAACAAGAGTGGAAGAGGAAGCAGGAGGCcgataagaagaagccaaatTGGTTTGCATGGAAGTAG
- a CDS encoding Transketolase, thiamine diphosphate binding domain-containing protein, whose amino-acid sequence MEPIAITPEAEEEPVALSNVVKLIKNDDAETMNLALRQFRCLIADICEYDYLNRDRFVLSNCHTCLFQYTFLHLTGYKAMTFEHLKSYHSSNYDSLAPGHPDIEHEGHRHAVGLAMATKNLAAAYNKPNFDLVNNTTFCMIGVACLQEGVALEAIQLAGHWKLNNLVVMYDHNQITCDGSVDLCNTEDVNAKMRACGWDGIVNALLKAKASTDKPTFINIHTVIGVSSKVAGDAKAHGAAFSPDGVRAVKEHFGMDPEKHYVVSDEVYNFFRDRKTRGDRLVEDWKNLLDAYGKEYPELHEEFIKRVECRFTEDWRSIITAKESLPTAPTPSRKSAGIICNPLNTKLKDFMVGTADLSPSVNMIWKDKVDFQHPDLKTTCGINDSYSSRYIHWGTILPVTCSFFMFYIYAAPGVLMGALQNLQAIHVATHDSIGTGEDGQGQSLHHRSFPQSLEQYPQYSSREGAQKGAYVFVEEENADVALIGVGAEIVFAIKTREVLIEKFAIKASSVSANKTSFHMMRTPR is encoded by the exons ATGGAGCCTATCGCAATCACCCCggaggcagaagaggagCCTGTGGCCCTTTCCAACGTTGTCAAGTTGATCAAGAACGATGACGCCGAGACAATGAATCTTGCTCTGCGACAGTTTCGTTGCTTGATTGCTGATATTTGCGAATA CG ACTACCTCAATCGCGATCGCTTCGTCCTCTCCAACTGCCACACATGTCTCTTCCAGTACACATTCCTTCATCTCACCGGCTACAAGGCCATGACCTTTGAGCACCTCAAGTCCTACCACTCCTCTAACTATGACTCCTTGGCGCCGGGCCATCCTGATATCGAGCATGAGG GGCATCGCCACGCTGTCGGTCTCGCCATGGCCACCAAGAACCTCGCGGCTGCCTACAACAAACCCAACTTCGACCTCGTCAACAACACGACTTTCTGCATGATTGGCGTCGCCTGTCTGCAGGAGGGTGTCGCCCTCGAGGCAATCCAGCTGGCTGGCCACTGGAAGCTCAACAACCTTGTCGTCATGTACGATCACAACCAGATTACTTGCGACGGCAGTGTTGATCTTTGCAATACTGAGGACGTCAATGCCAAGATGCGCGCTTGTGGTTGGGAT GGCATTGTCAATGCCCtcctcaaggccaaggccagcaCCGATAAGCccaccttcatcaacatccacaCTGTCATTGGTGTCAGTAGCAAGGTCGCCGGCGATGCCAAGGCCCACGGTGCTGCTTTCAGCCCCGATGGTGTCAGAGCCGTCAAGGAGCACTTTGGCATGGACCCCGAGAAGCACTACGTCGTCTCTGATGAGGTTTACAACTTCTTCCGTGACCGCAAGACCCGCGGTGACCGTCTTGTAGAGGACTGGAAGAACCTCCTCGATGCATACGGCAAGGAGTATCCTGAGCTGCATGAGGAGTTCATCAAGCGTGTTGAATGTCGCTTCACTGAGGACTGGCGAAGCATCATCACTGCCAAGGAGTCTTTGCCTACTGCTCCTACGCCGTCGCGAAAGTCTGCTGGTATCATCTGCAACCCCCTGAATACTAAGCTAAAAGATTTCATGGTCGGCACAGCTGACCTGTCACCCTCCGTCAACATGATCTGGAAGGACAAGGTCGACTTCCAACAC CCTGATCTCAAGACTACCTGTGGTATCAACGACAGCTACTCCAGCCGATATATTCACTGGG GCACCATCCTCCCCGTCACGtgcagcttcttcatgttcTACATCTACGCCGCTCCTGGTGTGCTTATGGGCGCCCTCCAAAACCTCCAGGCCATTCATGTCGCCACCCACGACTCGATCGGTACTGGCGAAGACG GCCAAGGACAATCCCTGCATCATCGCTCTTTCCCGCAGAGCCTCGAGCAGTACCCCCAGTACTCGAGCCGTGAGGGTGCCCAGAAGGGCGCCTACGTctttgttgaggaggagaatgcCGATGTCGCTCTTATTGGTGTCGGCGCCGAGATAGTCTTCGCTATCAAGACTCGCGAGGTCCTCATAGAGAAGTTCGCCATTAAGGCCTCCTCGGTCTCAGCAAATAAGACGAGCTTCCACATGATGAGAACTCCTCGATAG
- a CDS encoding general substrate transporter has translation MTILVGKPLDWAITGTAGSGFLLFGYDQGVMSGLLTGTAFTKTFPEIDTTEGGSGSSSLQGTVVAIYEIGCFFGAMFCLIFGEYFGRRKCIMMGCVVLSIGAALQAASFGIPQMIVGRIVAGFGNGMNTSTIPVWHSELMKANNRGRGLAIELAINIFGVMLSYWVDYGMSFVSNDAQFRFPLAFQIFFAILTFIGIMLLPESPRWLINHDHHDEAREVLWAVRKNAKSISKNDASVSRAIAEIQHAINEEREAAQTSSFKAMWKNGEQKFLYRTMLGIGGQFMQQLSGINLITYYAPVIFQESVGISHNLSLLLAGFNGVAYFFSSLIPIWIIDRLGRRKLMMFAAAGQAVCMAVLAGTVSTGQPGPGIVAIVMLFLFNFFFAVGLLAIPWLLPAEYAPLAIRTRAAALATASNWIFTFLVVEITPVSIKSIGWKTYVYFCIFNAFFVPLIYFFYPETRLLSLEQIDKLFTGPKVLLHWEHSMGVPGEASEKSSGGETAEKFEAEVHMRE, from the exons ATGACAATTCTTGTCGGAAAGCCCCTGGACTGGGCCATCACAGGAACAGCTGGCTCGGGATTCCTCCTCTTCGGATATGACCAGGGTGTCATGTCGGGCCTGTTGACAGGCACTGCCTTCACCAAAACCTTTCCCGAGATTGACACTACAGAGGGCGGCAGTGGTAGTTCCTCTCTGCAGGGCACCGTAGTCGCCATCTATGAGATCGGATGCTTCTTTGGCGCCATGTTCTGTCTCATCTTTGGCGAGTACTTTGGTCGTCGCAAGTGTATAATGATGGGTTGTGTTGTTCTCAGCATTGGTGCCGCTCTCCAAGCTGCATCTTTCGGAATCCCTCAAATGATCGTTGGTCGTATTGTAGCGGGTTTTGGAAACGGCATGAACACCAGTACCATTC CTGTCTGGCACTCTGAACTGATGAAGGCTAACAACCGTGGTCGTGGTCTCGCCATTGAACTCGCCATCAACATTTTCGGTGTCATGCTCTCATACTGGGTCGACTACGGCATGTCCTTCGTTAGCAACGACGCTCAATTCCGCTTCCCACTAGCTTTCCAGATCTTTTTCGCCATCCTGACTTTTATCGGTATTATGCTCCTTCCCGAATCGCCCCGTTGGCTCATCAACCACGACCACCACGATGAGGCGCGAGAGGTTCTTTGGGCTGTGCGCAAGAATGCCAAGTCTATCAGCAAAAACGACGCATCCGTTAGCCGTGCTATCGCTGAGATTCAGCATGCTATTAATGAGGAGCGCGAGGCTGCGCAGACGAGTAGTTTCAAGGCTATGTGGAAGAATGGAGAGCAAAAGTTCCTGTATCGAACGATGCTTGGTATTGGTGGACAGTTCATGCAGCAG CTTTCTGGCATCAATTTGATTACATAC TACGCTCCTGTCATCTTCCAAGAGTCAGTCGGCATCTCACACAACCTGAGTCTACTTCTAGCTGGTTTCAACGGCGTCGcatacttcttctcttcgttGATCCCGATCTGGATCATTGACCGTCTTGGCCGCCgcaagttgatgatgtttgcaGCAGCCGGTCAAGCAGTCTGCATGGCTGTTTTAGCTGGAACTGTATCGACTGGACAGCCAGGACCTGGTATCGTCGCCATTGTCATGCTTTTCTTGTTCA acttcttctttgctgttGGATTACTCGCAATTCCCTGGCTGC TGCCCGCTGAATATGCTCCTCTGGCCATCCGTACCCGCGCCGCCGCCTTAGCCACAGCTTCCAACTGGATCTTTACCTTCCTCGTCGTCGAGATCACACCCGTATCCATCAAGAGTATTGGCTGGAAGACATACGTCTACTTTTGCATCTTCAACGCCTTCTTCGTTCCCCTCATCTACTTCTTCTACCCCGAAACCCGACTCCTGTCTCTCGAGCAGATCGACAAGCTCTTCACTGGTCCAAAGGTCTTGCTTCATTGGGAACACAGCATGGGTGTCCCTGGAGAGGCTTCTGAGAAGAGCTCTGGTGGTGAGACGGCTGAGAAATTCGAAGCTGAGGTTCACATGCGTGAGTAA